From a single Endozoicomonas euniceicola genomic region:
- the ssnA gene encoding putative aminohydrolase SsnA has protein sequence MLLIKNATAVQFQPASVTEGIDILVDGNKIAQVGKGIDPKQATKVIDAAGRVVMPGIVCSHNHFYSGLSRGVMADIKPCPDFVSTLKNLWWRLDRGIDEEILYYNGLICSLEAIKSGTTAVIDHHASPAFIKGSLNTLRKGFLKAGLRGMTCFETTDRNFGMKELEDGVQENIDFANLIDSAKTRGDEPYLVEAHIGAHAPFTVPNDGLGLLADAVKETGRGLHIHVAEDKYDSTWSRHHYGQELLQRLDTFGLLNEKSLIAHGTYLTDADIELLNQRDGFLVHNPRSNMNNNVGYNAQLSQFKNVALGTDGIGSDMLEEMKFAFFKHRDAGGPLWPDSFLNFLNNGNRLLERNFGGQFGRLEPGYQADLVIHDYISPTPFMGDNLPGHLAFGMGSNGVRTVVVDGAVVYEDRQFPFAVEGIYAQARTAAARLWKNMDNLD, from the coding sequence ATGCTACTAATAAAAAATGCTACCGCCGTTCAGTTCCAGCCAGCTTCAGTCACCGAAGGAATTGATATTCTGGTTGATGGCAACAAAATCGCTCAGGTTGGAAAAGGCATCGATCCGAAACAGGCGACAAAGGTTATCGATGCGGCAGGCCGGGTTGTTATGCCGGGCATTGTCTGCAGTCACAACCACTTTTACTCCGGCCTCTCCCGGGGCGTGATGGCAGATATCAAGCCCTGTCCTGATTTTGTCAGCACCCTGAAAAACCTGTGGTGGCGACTGGACCGGGGCATCGACGAAGAAATTCTCTACTACAACGGCCTGATCTGCTCACTGGAAGCCATCAAGTCCGGCACCACCGCCGTTATTGATCACCACGCCTCACCGGCTTTTATCAAAGGTTCTTTGAATACTCTGCGCAAAGGTTTCCTGAAAGCGGGTCTGCGAGGCATGACCTGTTTTGAAACCACTGACCGCAATTTCGGCATGAAAGAACTGGAGGACGGTGTTCAGGAAAACATCGACTTTGCCAATCTGATTGACAGCGCTAAAACCAGAGGCGACGAACCTTATCTGGTAGAAGCTCATATTGGTGCTCATGCGCCGTTTACTGTACCCAACGACGGATTGGGGCTATTGGCTGACGCCGTTAAAGAAACCGGTCGGGGGCTGCATATTCATGTGGCTGAAGACAAATACGACAGCACATGGAGTCGTCACCACTACGGACAGGAGCTGTTACAGCGCCTGGATACCTTCGGCCTGCTGAATGAAAAGTCTCTCATCGCCCACGGCACCTACCTGACCGACGCTGACATTGAGCTGCTGAACCAGCGCGACGGTTTCCTGGTTCACAATCCACGTTCCAATATGAACAACAACGTGGGTTACAACGCTCAGCTGAGCCAGTTTAAGAACGTCGCTTTAGGCACTGACGGTATAGGCAGCGATATGCTGGAAGAGATGAAGTTTGCCTTCTTCAAGCACCGGGATGCCGGTGGCCCCCTGTGGCCAGACAGTTTCCTGAACTTCCTGAATAACGGTAATCGCCTGTTAGAACGCAACTTTGGCGGCCAGTTCGGACGCCTGGAACCTGGCTATCAGGCCGACCTGGTGATTCATGACTATATCAGCCCAACGCCGTTTATGGGCGACAACCTGCCCGGCCATCTGGCCTTTGGTATGGGCAGTAATGGCGTACGCACCGTAGTGGTTGACGGAGCTGTCGTCTACGAAGACCGTCAATTCCCATTTGCTGTAGAAGGAATCTATGCACAGGCACGCACTGCGGCTGCACGCCTTTGGAAAAATATGGACAACCTCGACTGA
- the ggt gene encoding gamma-glutamyltransferase produces MHKRKTNAVHKQLLSFALAALLPLCLNAAPVAEEDIAPEAASGLTSKTEVVAENFMVSAANPLAVKTGYDVLKAGGSAIDAMVAVQTVLGLVEPQSSGLGGGAFLVYYDAEKKQLTTFDGRETAPAAATPELFQDQNGKPLAFYGAVVGGRSVGTPGTVKLMAELHTRYGRQPWPDLLKPAQKLAENGFTVSQRLGSAIAGDKERLQRYPDTRRYFFRENGQPLAEGDVLKNPDYARTLGLLAKQGADVFYHGKIGEQIVKKVQEIKDNCGLLSRSDLAGYRIKERPVTCAPYRQFSICGMGPPSSGTLTVGQILGISVQADLASLQKESPEAWQVIGDATRLAFADRNRYMADTDFVPMPQSLLDQEYLADRARLIAKGSALIQVQPGQPDWDNPVAQADDQSIELPSTTHISIVDKDGNIVSMTSTIENGFGSRVMTNGFLLNNELTDFSFASHKNGHPVANRVEPGKRPRSSMAPIIVMKDDKPYLVLGSPGGARIIGYVANTLIRHLEWGIPVQAAINAPHLQNRSGTYELEAGTDAEALKAPLEKMGYKVKIRDLNSGLQAIQFQGGRLVGASDPRREGISMGD; encoded by the coding sequence ATGCATAAAAGAAAAACAAATGCAGTGCATAAACAGTTATTGTCGTTTGCTTTGGCGGCACTGTTGCCACTATGTCTGAACGCAGCCCCGGTGGCTGAGGAAGATATTGCACCGGAAGCCGCCAGTGGTCTGACCTCGAAAACCGAGGTGGTTGCGGAAAACTTTATGGTTTCTGCCGCTAATCCTCTGGCAGTGAAGACGGGTTACGATGTATTGAAAGCCGGTGGCAGTGCCATTGATGCGATGGTGGCCGTGCAAACTGTGCTGGGCTTAGTCGAACCGCAGTCGTCGGGTTTAGGGGGCGGTGCTTTTCTGGTCTATTACGACGCTGAAAAAAAACAACTGACCACTTTTGATGGTCGTGAAACTGCGCCTGCAGCGGCAACGCCTGAGTTATTTCAGGATCAAAATGGTAAGCCATTAGCGTTTTACGGCGCTGTTGTTGGTGGACGCTCAGTCGGTACTCCGGGAACTGTGAAGCTGATGGCTGAACTCCATACCCGATATGGCCGACAACCCTGGCCTGACTTGCTGAAACCGGCACAGAAACTGGCAGAGAATGGTTTTACCGTGTCTCAGCGTCTTGGCAGTGCGATTGCCGGAGATAAGGAACGGCTGCAACGTTATCCGGATACCCGTCGTTACTTTTTCAGGGAAAATGGTCAACCTCTGGCTGAGGGCGATGTGCTGAAAAATCCAGACTACGCCAGAACACTTGGCCTGTTGGCAAAGCAGGGGGCGGATGTCTTTTATCATGGAAAAATTGGTGAACAGATTGTTAAAAAGGTTCAGGAAATAAAAGACAATTGCGGACTACTTTCCCGCAGTGACTTAGCGGGTTATCGCATAAAGGAGCGGCCTGTCACCTGCGCCCCGTACCGGCAATTCAGTATTTGTGGTATGGGACCTCCCAGTTCCGGCACTTTAACGGTTGGACAAATTCTGGGTATTTCTGTTCAGGCGGATCTGGCTTCTTTGCAAAAAGAAAGCCCTGAGGCCTGGCAGGTCATAGGCGACGCAACCCGTCTGGCTTTTGCAGATCGTAATCGCTATATGGCAGATACTGATTTTGTCCCTATGCCTCAAAGTTTGCTGGATCAAGAGTATCTGGCTGACCGGGCCAGATTGATTGCAAAAGGTTCAGCGCTGATACAGGTTCAGCCCGGCCAGCCTGACTGGGATAATCCTGTTGCACAGGCCGATGACCAGTCTATTGAGCTTCCTTCCACGACTCATATTTCGATAGTCGATAAAGACGGAAATATTGTCTCGATGACCAGTACCATTGAAAATGGTTTTGGCTCCAGAGTTATGACCAATGGCTTTTTGCTGAATAATGAACTGACAGATTTCTCTTTTGCCAGCCATAAAAACGGCCACCCTGTTGCCAACCGTGTTGAGCCTGGTAAACGTCCCCGGTCTTCCATGGCACCGATTATTGTGATGAAAGACGACAAGCCTTATCTGGTGTTGGGGTCTCCGGGGGGCGCTCGTATTATTGGTTATGTTGCCAATACACTGATTCGACATCTTGAATGGGGCATCCCTGTACAGGCTGCGATTAATGCACCTCATTTGCAGAATCGTTCGGGTA
- the yqeB gene encoding selenium-dependent molybdenum cofactor biosynthesis protein YqeB, with amino-acid sequence MINNVFSRAAELSGGHRAFAIASIIETSGSAPRHNAQLLVEDNGQTFGTVGGGMVERHVIAEAIAAIKTGQSRMVDASMSRSGKNAMGMDCGGAMKVFIDVHNVKPQLLLIGAGHVNQAVAHLAARLGFAITVADSWKPNLAAERFPEFTRLINGDTISDAISQITINPDTQVVIATNHEDTEALLEVLKTDARHIGQLASRRKVKALKAKALASGLSPERFNQVRTPVGLDLGAETPEEIAVSIMSEILAISRNKKPVSMGDRVTNDLNRRLVIRGAGDLATGAALKLHNSGYDVIMLDLPEPTVIRTNIAFAQALVNDDKKIIIEGVTGRKARSVAEALKITEQREIAVMADPEAASLRQLKPAILVDAILAKRNLGTHREMAPVTLALGPGFTAGEDVDAVIETCRGHDLGRIIYCGEAKANTGTPGVIGGYGAERVLRSPCAGVVTPRVTIGDLVCEGQAVATVGEYAEPVVTPISGKVRGMINPGLKVSERFKIGDVDPRGASVDHTTTTDKARAIAGGVLEAVLTLSRQALNSK; translated from the coding sequence ATGATAAATAATGTTTTTTCAAGGGCAGCAGAACTGTCAGGCGGTCACAGGGCTTTTGCCATCGCTTCTATCATAGAAACCAGTGGTTCTGCCCCACGGCATAACGCCCAGCTTCTGGTAGAAGACAATGGTCAAACCTTTGGCACTGTCGGTGGTGGTATGGTGGAACGCCACGTGATTGCAGAGGCTATTGCAGCCATTAAAACCGGCCAGTCACGGATGGTGGATGCCAGCATGTCCCGCAGTGGCAAAAATGCCATGGGCATGGACTGTGGTGGGGCGATGAAGGTTTTTATTGATGTTCACAACGTTAAACCCCAGTTGCTGCTGATTGGGGCGGGGCATGTTAACCAGGCGGTGGCTCATCTTGCTGCCAGACTGGGATTTGCTATTACCGTTGCTGACTCCTGGAAACCCAATTTAGCGGCTGAACGATTTCCGGAGTTTACCCGGCTGATTAACGGAGACACTATTTCCGACGCGATCAGTCAAATCACCATTAACCCTGACACTCAGGTGGTCATAGCCACCAATCACGAAGATACGGAAGCGTTGCTGGAAGTGCTAAAAACGGATGCCAGGCATATCGGGCAGCTGGCGAGCCGTAGAAAAGTGAAGGCGCTAAAAGCTAAAGCGCTGGCAAGTGGACTCTCACCCGAACGCTTTAATCAGGTTCGAACCCCGGTAGGTTTAGACCTTGGCGCAGAAACACCTGAGGAAATAGCGGTCAGCATTATGTCTGAAATACTCGCCATCAGCCGCAATAAAAAGCCCGTTTCCATGGGCGACAGGGTGACGAATGACCTGAACAGACGGCTGGTGATTCGCGGTGCTGGCGATCTGGCGACCGGAGCGGCACTTAAACTGCATAACAGTGGTTATGACGTGATTATGCTGGATTTGCCGGAGCCCACCGTTATTCGCACCAATATTGCTTTTGCACAAGCCCTGGTAAACGACGATAAAAAGATAATCATCGAAGGTGTGACCGGGCGCAAAGCCCGTTCAGTGGCCGAAGCGTTGAAGATTACCGAACAGCGGGAAATTGCAGTAATGGCTGACCCTGAGGCTGCATCCTTACGACAGCTGAAGCCTGCCATCCTGGTTGATGCCATTCTGGCAAAGCGGAACCTTGGCACGCATCGGGAGATGGCTCCGGTGACGCTGGCGTTGGGTCCCGGTTTTACGGCGGGTGAAGACGTGGATGCTGTTATTGAAACCTGTCGTGGTCACGACCTGGGGCGTATTATTTATTGCGGAGAGGCAAAGGCCAATACAGGAACGCCCGGCGTCATCGGTGGCTATGGTGCTGAACGGGTGTTGCGTTCGCCCTGTGCGGGTGTTGTGACACCACGGGTGACTATTGGTGACCTGGTTTGTGAAGGTCAGGCGGTGGCCACGGTGGGAGAATACGCAGAACCTGTGGTTACCCCTATCAGCGGTAAAGTACGGGGAATGATAAATCCTGGGCTGAAAGTGAGTGAGCGCTTCAAGATTGGTGATGTTGATCCCAGGGGCGCATCAGTGGATCATACCACTACCACGGATAAAGCCAGGGCAATTGCCGGTGGTGTTCTGGAAGCGGTTTTAACACTATCCAGACAAGCCCTGAATTCAAAATAA
- a CDS encoding NTP transferase domain-containing protein, with the protein MDMELHQCECLIAAAGLSSRMGKWKAMLPFGESNQTILDCSIANALNCVSRVILVTGYRGEELFARYKNNKRIKIIHNPDYKKGLFSSLQSGIQQATSDYLFITHGDMPLISKEVFINLFTNRGDDIVFPVYQEKAGHPVLLNHRYYQHILNAPVESRMKALLTALPHRFISVSTHNIHLDIDTPQQYQYLCNKAL; encoded by the coding sequence ATGGATATGGAACTGCACCAATGTGAGTGCCTTATAGCGGCAGCGGGCTTGTCATCCCGAATGGGGAAATGGAAAGCCATGCTGCCTTTTGGAGAATCAAATCAAACCATTCTGGATTGCAGTATTGCCAATGCGTTAAATTGTGTCTCCCGGGTTATTCTTGTTACGGGCTACCGGGGTGAAGAACTCTTTGCACGGTATAAAAATAATAAGCGGATTAAAATTATCCATAATCCGGACTATAAAAAAGGCTTATTCAGCTCACTGCAATCCGGTATACAACAGGCAACCTCTGATTATCTATTTATTACACATGGTGATATGCCATTAATTTCAAAGGAGGTTTTTATCAACCTCTTTACTAACCGGGGTGATGATATTGTTTTTCCGGTTTATCAGGAAAAAGCCGGACATCCCGTACTTCTTAATCACCGCTACTACCAACACATCCTGAATGCGCCTGTTGAAAGTCGTATGAAAGCTTTATTAACAGCACTACCCCATCGTTTTATTTCTGTCAGCACTCACAATATTCATCTGGATATCGATACACCTCAGCAGTATCAATATCTTTGCAATAAAGCTCTTTAG
- the yqeC gene encoding selenium cofactor biosynthesis protein YqeC yields MIPGIDPDKDRIIATAGAGGKTSFLQHLASLLQQSGRTVLLSTTTHIYHPDVDGFAGRVDRVIRCSDPEELYISRPEPASITVAGMACEDRQKLSGIPATLPAELIRRNLYDNILIEADGSRQLPLKAPSDKEPVLPDGCQVIVGVTGWKGIESPVSAETVHRREWFSAVTGLKAGDRVSPEALSVLINSPVGLFKQPHLQQSAHYFFEKNSFEKKSSAKTPCKKIWLLNQLDSQKQQQAGRAFALEVLAHSPCIHTTLLSSFSQSYPWLERIKNTSLYGLNYDK; encoded by the coding sequence ATGATCCCAGGCATAGACCCAGACAAAGACCGCATAATTGCCACCGCTGGTGCTGGCGGGAAAACCAGCTTTTTACAACACCTTGCCAGCTTATTGCAACAGTCAGGGCGAACCGTACTGTTATCCACCACGACACATATTTACCATCCGGATGTTGATGGTTTTGCAGGCCGTGTTGACCGGGTGATCCGATGTTCAGACCCTGAAGAACTTTACATTAGTCGGCCTGAACCTGCGTCGATTACGGTTGCCGGAATGGCCTGCGAAGATCGACAGAAACTGTCTGGTATTCCGGCAACTCTTCCGGCAGAACTGATCAGGCGCAATCTATACGACAATATTCTTATTGAGGCAGACGGATCCCGGCAGCTGCCTCTGAAAGCGCCTTCCGACAAAGAGCCGGTATTACCCGACGGTTGTCAGGTGATTGTTGGAGTAACGGGCTGGAAAGGCATTGAGTCACCGGTATCGGCTGAGACTGTGCATCGAAGGGAGTGGTTTTCAGCGGTTACCGGGCTGAAAGCAGGCGACCGGGTGAGTCCAGAGGCGTTGTCAGTACTTATTAACTCGCCAGTCGGTTTATTTAAACAGCCCCATTTACAACAGAGCGCTCACTACTTTTTTGAAAAGAACTCGTTTGAAAAGAAGTCTTCTGCAAAGACACCCTGCAAAAAAATCTGGTTGCTGAATCAGCTGGATTCTCAGAAACAGCAACAAGCAGGCCGGGCTTTTGCATTAGAAGTCCTTGCTCACTCACCTTGCATTCATACGACGCTTTTGAGTAGTTTCTCTCAGTCTTATCCATGGCTGGAACGTATTAAAAATACTTCTCTTTACGGATTGAATTATGATAAATAA
- the ygfK gene encoding putative selenate reductase subunit YgfK produces MGDIMRPVPFQEMLNRIHGEYQKSQSLFGIKADQLFRKKNNQRVSVCSETATTAVGPAAGPHTQLAQNIITSWVAGGRFIELKTVQIMDTLEIDKPCIDPDDECYNTEWSTEYTLPKAYDEYLKAWIILHVLESLFDPALDSQPEGQQEKSFIFNMSVGYDLKGIKTPRMQTFIDDMMDCSNHENFVAYKESIKQWLRQPEVMATFQHKIRLESLEKQIDQISPKIAQSVTLSTMHGCPPHEIEAICQYMLTVKRIDTFVKLNPTLLGYDRVRSILDQRGFDYISLSEESFSHDLQMADALPMLRRLREVAAEKGHHFGVKLSNTLGCINDKGRLPGDEMYMSGRALYPLTINLAAIIADEFNGQLPMSYSGGAWKGNIANIFNTGIRPITMATELLKPGGYMRLRDCANALEESDTWNKQEVDVYALQELAENALTEDEYTEKNWHESPRKQEDVAPRFDCTIAPCKETCPIGQDVPEYIQNVARGDYQGALKLIYDKNPLPGITSHICDHQCMTSCTRKDYEGAIKIRDMKRIAVEQGWEQYESNWKKPRQISQARCAVIGAGPSGLSAAYFLARAGFPVVVFEKEQDAGGIIRNVLPNFRIPAEVIQQDIDFVRAHGVQFEFGCDPNINAPMLKNVGGFDYVFMGVGAEKGNTMPLQGDRSRLLPSLSFLRTFNSKPESISLGQHVAVVGGGNTAMDSARAALKTPGVKKVFVFYRRTEHEMPADREEYHNAVADGAEFHFLTNPESMTEAGELTCRVMALGAEDASGRRRPVATDKTLTMPIDTIITAIGESADTELLNNMGLPIDHDGWTIVDKTTCETAVSGIFLIGDAHTGPSTVVRCINEARKATDTIINRESARTHTNTSVLSSDSRSIRQRRGFIPLTNVTREDTEAFAAQEGARCLECNHICNKCVGVCPNRANVALDIPGFRERYQVLHLDAYCNECGNCARFCNWDSKPYKDKLTIFSLMEDFENSTNTGFFVNNEDVWVRHEGEVHKLPINVLGETGELPDEMVTLGRVIRHVYLRYPYLLGAVGH; encoded by the coding sequence ATGGGCGATATTATGCGTCCCGTTCCGTTTCAGGAAATGCTGAATCGCATTCACGGGGAATATCAAAAGAGCCAGTCCTTGTTTGGCATTAAAGCAGATCAGCTGTTCAGAAAGAAAAATAACCAGAGGGTCAGCGTTTGTTCTGAAACCGCTACTACCGCAGTCGGCCCGGCGGCTGGGCCCCACACACAGTTAGCTCAGAACATCATTACTTCCTGGGTGGCAGGCGGTCGTTTTATTGAGCTGAAAACCGTTCAGATCATGGATACGCTGGAAATTGATAAGCCCTGTATTGATCCGGACGACGAGTGCTACAACACGGAATGGTCTACTGAATATACCCTGCCCAAAGCCTACGACGAATATCTGAAAGCCTGGATTATCCTGCACGTTCTGGAGTCACTGTTTGACCCGGCTCTGGATAGCCAACCGGAGGGTCAGCAGGAAAAAAGCTTTATCTTCAACATGAGTGTGGGCTATGACCTGAAAGGTATCAAAACCCCTCGCATGCAGACCTTTATTGACGACATGATGGACTGCAGCAACCATGAAAACTTTGTCGCTTACAAAGAGTCCATCAAGCAGTGGCTGCGTCAGCCTGAAGTGATGGCCACCTTCCAGCATAAAATACGCCTTGAGTCACTGGAAAAACAGATTGACCAGATCTCACCAAAGATCGCCCAGTCCGTCACCCTGTCTACCATGCACGGCTGCCCTCCCCACGAAATTGAAGCGATCTGCCAGTACATGCTGACAGTGAAGCGTATCGATACTTTTGTAAAACTCAACCCGACTCTGCTTGGCTACGACCGGGTTCGTAGCATTCTTGACCAGCGTGGTTTTGATTATATCAGCCTGAGTGAAGAGTCTTTCAGTCATGACCTGCAAATGGCAGACGCCCTGCCCATGCTGCGTCGTCTGCGCGAGGTAGCGGCTGAAAAAGGTCATCACTTCGGTGTCAAACTCTCTAATACACTGGGCTGTATTAACGACAAAGGTCGTTTGCCTGGTGATGAAATGTATATGTCAGGCCGTGCGCTGTATCCGCTGACCATCAACCTGGCCGCCATCATCGCCGATGAGTTTAACGGCCAGCTGCCTATGTCCTACTCCGGCGGTGCCTGGAAAGGCAACATCGCCAATATCTTTAACACCGGCATTCGCCCGATCACCATGGCCACCGAGCTGCTGAAACCCGGTGGCTATATGCGTCTGCGAGATTGTGCTAATGCCCTGGAAGAGTCAGACACCTGGAACAAACAGGAAGTCGATGTCTACGCATTGCAAGAGTTAGCTGAGAACGCACTGACCGAGGATGAATACACAGAAAAAAACTGGCATGAGTCTCCCCGAAAACAGGAAGACGTTGCACCACGATTTGATTGCACCATTGCCCCCTGTAAAGAGACCTGTCCTATTGGGCAGGATGTACCTGAGTACATTCAGAATGTTGCCAGAGGCGATTATCAGGGTGCGCTGAAACTGATATACGACAAAAACCCACTACCTGGCATCACCAGCCATATCTGTGACCACCAGTGCATGACCAGCTGTACCCGCAAGGATTATGAAGGTGCGATAAAAATTCGTGATATGAAACGGATAGCGGTAGAACAGGGCTGGGAGCAGTACGAATCCAACTGGAAAAAACCCAGGCAGATATCACAAGCCCGTTGTGCCGTTATTGGTGCCGGACCCAGTGGACTCTCTGCCGCCTATTTCCTGGCCCGGGCTGGCTTCCCTGTGGTGGTGTTTGAGAAAGAACAGGACGCTGGCGGTATTATTCGCAACGTCCTGCCCAACTTCCGTATTCCGGCCGAAGTCATTCAGCAGGACATTGATTTTGTCAGGGCTCACGGTGTGCAGTTTGAATTTGGCTGTGACCCCAACATCAACGCCCCCATGCTGAAAAACGTGGGTGGTTTTGACTACGTCTTTATGGGGGTCGGTGCTGAAAAAGGCAACACCATGCCACTGCAAGGCGACCGTTCCCGTCTGCTGCCATCACTGTCTTTCCTGAGAACCTTTAATAGCAAGCCGGAAAGCATTTCTCTGGGTCAGCATGTGGCCGTTGTCGGTGGGGGTAATACGGCCATGGACAGTGCCAGGGCGGCTCTGAAGACACCCGGCGTTAAAAAAGTATTTGTCTTCTATCGTCGGACTGAACACGAAATGCCCGCAGACCGGGAGGAATATCACAACGCTGTGGCCGATGGCGCTGAGTTCCACTTCCTGACCAACCCGGAATCCATGACAGAAGCGGGTGAGCTGACCTGTCGTGTGATGGCGCTGGGTGCAGAAGACGCCAGTGGTCGCCGTCGTCCGGTTGCCACCGACAAGACACTGACGATGCCAATCGACACCATTATCACAGCCATTGGCGAATCCGCTGACACCGAACTGCTCAACAACATGGGATTACCCATTGACCACGATGGCTGGACCATTGTTGATAAAACCACCTGCGAAACCGCTGTTTCCGGTATTTTCCTCATCGGCGATGCCCATACCGGACCCTCTACTGTCGTACGCTGTATCAACGAAGCCAGAAAGGCAACGGATACGATTATCAACCGTGAGTCAGCCCGGACTCATACCAATACCAGTGTATTGTCGTCTGACTCCCGGAGCATCCGCCAGCGCAGAGGGTTTATTCCCCTGACTAACGTTACCCGTGAAGACACTGAAGCCTTTGCCGCCCAGGAAGGCGCACGTTGTCTGGAATGCAACCATATCTGTAACAAGTGCGTGGGAGTCTGCCCTAACCGGGCCAATGTGGCACTGGACATTCCCGGTTTCCGGGAGCGTTACCAGGTTCTGCACCTTGATGCGTACTGCAACGAGTGCGGTAACTGCGCCCGGTTCTGTAACTGGGACAGCAAGCCTTATAAAGATAAGTTGACCATCTTCAGCCTGATGGAAGATTTCGAAAACAGCACTAATACCGGCTTCTTTGTAAATAACGAAGATGTCTGGGTTCGCCATGAAGGGGAAGTACACAAGCTGCCTATTAATGTGCTGGGGGAAACGGGTGAGCTTCCGGATGAAATGGTCACCCTTGGTCGTGTTATCCGTCATGTGTACCTTAGATACCCGTACCTGCTGGGTGCTGTAGGGCATTAA